In Pseudoduganella albidiflava, a single window of DNA contains:
- a CDS encoding MarR family winged helix-turn-helix transcriptional regulator, translated as MPLKEATPGRPSGLAYLVGRLDHVLSRRLRESLAPLGLTVTQYTALSVFRAQGSLSNAQLAERTMVSPQSANEMVKAMEAQGWIERRPDPSHGRIIQISLTIAGHAVMERCDAEVVKVEALMFAGLSDGERAALHGALRGAVRALSEG; from the coding sequence ATGCCATTGAAAGAAGCCACGCCCGGCCGCCCTTCCGGCCTCGCCTACCTCGTCGGCCGCCTCGACCACGTGCTGAGCCGCCGCCTGCGCGAGAGCCTCGCGCCGCTTGGCCTCACCGTGACCCAGTACACGGCCCTGTCGGTGTTCCGCGCCCAGGGCTCGCTGTCGAACGCGCAGCTGGCCGAGCGCACCATGGTGTCGCCGCAGTCGGCCAACGAGATGGTCAAGGCGATGGAAGCGCAGGGCTGGATCGAACGCCGTCCGGACCCGTCCCACGGCCGCATCATCCAGATCAGCCTGACGATCGCCGGCCACGCGGTGATGGAACGCTGCGACGCCGAGGTGGTGAAAGTGGAGGCGCTGATGTTCGCGGGCCTGTCCGATGGCGAGCGCGCGGCGCTGCACGGTGCGCTGCGGGGCGCGGTGCGCGCGCTCAGCGAAGGTTGA
- a CDS encoding dihydrofolate reductase, whose amino-acid sequence MTQLSIIVAIDRQRGIGMRNTLPWHLPEDLAHFKRLTTGHPIIMGRKTFDSIGRPLPNRRSIVITRDTDWRREGVDTVHSLDEAVALVGDAPAFIIGGAQVFDAALAVADQLIVTEIDGEFECDTFFPPIDPASWQESERTRHQSANGLAFDIVLFRRQRR is encoded by the coding sequence ATGACGCAACTTTCCATCATCGTCGCCATCGATCGCCAGCGCGGCATCGGCATGCGCAACACGCTGCCGTGGCACCTGCCGGAAGACCTGGCCCACTTCAAGCGCCTGACCACGGGCCACCCGATCATCATGGGCCGCAAGACCTTCGATTCGATCGGCCGGCCGCTGCCGAACCGGCGCAGCATCGTAATCACGCGCGATACGGACTGGCGGCGTGAAGGCGTCGACACCGTGCATTCGCTCGACGAGGCGGTGGCCCTGGTGGGCGATGCGCCGGCCTTCATCATCGGCGGCGCCCAGGTGTTCGATGCGGCGCTGGCCGTGGCGGACCAGCTGATCGTCACCGAGATCGACGGCGAGTTCGAATGCGACACCTTCTTCCCGCCGATCGACCCGGCCAGCTGGCAGGAAAGCGAACGCACGCGGCACCAGTCCGCCAATGGCCTGGCATTCGATATCGTGCTTTTCCGGCGCCAGCGCCGATGA